The nucleotide window CTGGCCCGCGCGCTGGGCATTCAGATCGGTTTCAACGCCCACGACGGAGACTGAGCATGCAGCGCCGCACCTTCATCGGCCTCGGCAGCGCCCTGCTCGCCGCCGGCGCGCTCGGCGGTTGGGCCATCGCCCGGCATGACGACGGCCCGCGCCTCTACTCCGCCCGCGACGATGCCGATGGCCGGCACTATGCGGTCGGCTATCGCCTCGATGGCACCCGCGTATTCGCCACGCCGGTCGCCGAGCGTTGCCATGACGTCTACGCGCATCCGCACCTGCCGCTGGTGGTGTTCGTCGGCCGCCGACCGAGCCGCGAGAGCTACCTGCTCGACAGCCGCGACGGCAGCCTGCTGCAAGTGCTGGCCTCGCCGCCGGAACGCCACTTCTATGGCCACGGCGTGTTCCACGCCAGCGGCGAATGGTTCTACACCACCGAGAACGACACGCGCGATCCGGGGCGCGGCGTGCTCGGCGTCTATCGCGTCGATCAGCAGCGCCTGCAGCGGGTTGGCGAACACTCGACGCACGGCATCGGCCCGCACCAGCTGCTGTGGATGCCGGACGGCGAAACCCTGGTGATCGCCAACGGCGGCATCCGCACCGAAGCCGACAGCCGCGAGAAGATGAACCTCGATGCCATGCAGCCGAGCCTGGTCCTGCTGCGGCGCGATGGCACGCTGATCAGCAAGGAGCAGCTCCCCGAGCAGATGAACAGCGTGCGCCACCTCGCCGTCGCGGCCGATGGCACCATCGTCTCCGGCCAGCAGTACGAAGGCGACCCGCAAGACCGCGTGCCGCTGCTGGCGATCAAGCGGCCGGGCCAGCCCTTCCAGCACTTCCCGCTGGACGAGGCGCAGCGCCAGAGCATGAACCAGTACACCGCCAGCCTGGCGATTCACGACGAGCTGCGCCTGCTGGCGGTAACCGCACCGCGCGGCAACAAGGTGTTTGTCTGGAATCTGGACAGCGCACAGCTGCGCGAGGAGATCGCGCTGGCCGACTGCGCCGGGATCGCGGCGGTCGAGCGGGGCTTCGTCGTCAGTTCCGGCCAGAGTCGCTGCCGGCTGCTCGATTGCCGCGGCGAACGCATCCGCAGCGAACCGCTGCAACTGCCCGCAGGGCTCTGGGACAATCATTTGCGGGCGATCTGAGCTCAAGTTACCGGGCCTACGGCCGAATAAAGGGACGCTCGTTTATCCCTCTACCGAGACGCCCTTTCCATGCTCAAGAA belongs to Pseudomonas phenolilytica and includes:
- a CDS encoding DUF1513 domain-containing protein; its protein translation is MQRRTFIGLGSALLAAGALGGWAIARHDDGPRLYSARDDADGRHYAVGYRLDGTRVFATPVAERCHDVYAHPHLPLVVFVGRRPSRESYLLDSRDGSLLQVLASPPERHFYGHGVFHASGEWFYTTENDTRDPGRGVLGVYRVDQQRLQRVGEHSTHGIGPHQLLWMPDGETLVIANGGIRTEADSREKMNLDAMQPSLVLLRRDGTLISKEQLPEQMNSVRHLAVAADGTIVSGQQYEGDPQDRVPLLAIKRPGQPFQHFPLDEAQRQSMNQYTASLAIHDELRLLAVTAPRGNKVFVWNLDSAQLREEIALADCAGIAAVERGFVVSSGQSRCRLLDCRGERIRSEPLQLPAGLWDNHLRAI